One genomic segment of Sanyastnella coralliicola includes these proteins:
- a CDS encoding DUF72 domain-containing protein yields MKYGKLDNIDGVEFIMPPDHPQTTLAMPGKPAEKLDIFVGGTMWNIPKWKGKIYPEKTPANQMMERYCEQFGTIELNATHYRIHPPTTIRKWHDGSPADFKFCPKFPQLITHYRRFNNCEGLVDEFIQSLLAFEQKLSPSFIQLPPNFTPNEGHKLITFFKTWPRELPLSIEFRHPRWFEGEEQAEEVWAAMQEHGIGAVICDTAGRRDAMHMRSTAPWLLLRFGGYEGHPSDELRFNQWMDRIEQWKALGLREVHLLMHQPDSILTPESCIDFALRAEERFGVEIKKPHLIKGATLF; encoded by the coding sequence GTGAAGTACGGAAAGCTAGATAATATCGATGGTGTGGAGTTCATCATGCCTCCTGATCACCCCCAAACAACCCTGGCCATGCCAGGGAAACCCGCTGAAAAGTTAGACATCTTCGTTGGCGGAACCATGTGGAATATTCCAAAATGGAAAGGGAAGATTTATCCTGAGAAGACTCCGGCGAATCAAATGATGGAGCGTTACTGCGAACAGTTCGGAACAATCGAATTGAACGCAACTCATTACCGCATTCACCCTCCGACTACCATTCGCAAATGGCACGACGGATCTCCTGCTGACTTCAAGTTTTGTCCGAAGTTCCCACAGCTGATCACGCATTACCGTCGTTTCAATAATTGCGAAGGACTCGTAGATGAATTCATTCAGTCTTTATTGGCCTTTGAACAGAAGCTCTCCCCTTCCTTTATTCAGCTACCGCCGAATTTCACCCCCAATGAAGGACACAAGCTCATCACCTTCTTCAAAACGTGGCCAAGAGAATTGCCTCTTTCGATTGAATTTCGCCACCCTCGTTGGTTCGAAGGTGAAGAGCAGGCGGAAGAAGTTTGGGCAGCCATGCAAGAACATGGAATTGGTGCTGTGATCTGCGACACCGCCGGACGTCGAGATGCGATGCATATGCGAAGCACAGCTCCTTGGCTGCTCTTACGTTTTGGAGGCTATGAAGGTCACCCCTCCGATGAGCTTCGCTTCAATCAGTGGATGGATCGCATTGAACAATGGAAAGCTCTAGGCCTTCGAGAGGTACATCTATTAATGCACCAACCTGATAGCATCCTGACTCCTGAGTCGTGCATTGATTTTGCCCTTCGGGCCGAAGAACGATTTGGGGTAGAAATAAAAAAGCCGCACCTCATCAAAGGCGCGACTCTTTTCTAA
- a CDS encoding Ig-like domain-containing protein codes for MIRCLLLVVLAVAMFSCAKIVPIDGGDRDTEAPRDTLMVPRNLSTNFQGTRIYIEFNEYVTLNDIYNQLVVSPPLETQPEIRIRKKAVIINLQEDLLPNVTYTMNFGTGVVDVNEGNPAENLMYVFSTGPELDSLTLAGEVRDAFTGQPVQGAKVMLYESLEDSMPRTSRPYYFTRTDEEGKYQFSYLKEGEFQLFAIAEEAQNYIYDLPEERIAFLDSTVFPGRPSEAKTLPTLRLSQEIDTTQYVESAVSDSSGFLRVKMYNPFANGVPVSIATVPPQAINVWYEGQDSLFAWTDASYVGERDWVVNAGESSDTLREEGFEYVARNLALRSGMPGAVPADDTLSLRFDLPVERLSPFRVSAKRDSIDIPVEMSESEDPFAVNFDLDLEPGNSYELMLLPEAVIGFDGAKTDTLIWAFDTHDQEHYGLLRLDYVSQGNREGIIELTDKGGSVVRVVKVVGSQQLEFAGLLPGVYRLRIFFDENANGLWDPADFASKTQPEMMLNMPGEISVRSNWEVDLEWIMEN; via the coding sequence GTGATTAGATGTCTACTGCTCGTAGTATTGGCTGTTGCCATGTTTTCTTGTGCGAAAATCGTTCCGATTGATGGAGGCGATAGAGACACGGAAGCCCCACGTGATACCTTGATGGTTCCACGAAATTTGAGCACGAACTTTCAGGGTACGCGTATCTACATTGAGTTCAATGAGTACGTGACTTTGAACGATATCTACAATCAATTGGTGGTGTCTCCTCCGCTCGAGACTCAACCTGAGATTCGAATTCGAAAGAAGGCGGTCATCATTAACCTCCAGGAAGACTTGCTACCCAATGTGACTTACACCATGAATTTCGGTACGGGTGTCGTAGACGTCAATGAGGGCAATCCCGCGGAGAATTTGATGTACGTCTTCTCTACTGGCCCTGAACTAGATAGTTTGACCTTGGCCGGAGAAGTGCGAGACGCGTTCACCGGACAACCTGTTCAGGGGGCCAAAGTCATGCTGTATGAATCACTTGAGGATAGCATGCCCCGGACGAGTCGTCCGTATTACTTCACCCGAACGGATGAAGAAGGTAAATACCAGTTCAGCTACTTGAAAGAAGGTGAGTTTCAGTTGTTCGCTATCGCGGAAGAGGCTCAGAACTATATCTACGATCTGCCTGAAGAGCGGATTGCTTTCCTTGATTCCACGGTTTTCCCGGGACGACCTTCAGAAGCAAAGACGCTTCCTACCTTGCGATTGAGTCAAGAAATTGACACGACTCAATACGTGGAAAGTGCTGTTTCAGATAGTTCTGGATTCTTGCGCGTGAAGATGTACAACCCGTTTGCTAACGGTGTACCGGTATCGATAGCAACTGTGCCGCCACAAGCAATTAATGTTTGGTACGAAGGCCAAGACTCGCTCTTTGCTTGGACCGATGCATCCTATGTAGGTGAAAGAGACTGGGTAGTAAATGCTGGAGAGAGTTCAGATACCTTGCGTGAAGAAGGGTTCGAGTACGTTGCTCGAAACCTTGCCTTGCGCTCTGGAATGCCTGGAGCTGTACCTGCAGACGATACACTGAGCTTACGCTTTGATTTGCCCGTAGAAAGGCTTTCGCCGTTCCGCGTTAGCGCAAAAAGAGACTCCATTGATATTCCTGTGGAGATGAGTGAGAGTGAAGATCCCTTCGCGGTGAATTTCGATCTCGACTTAGAACCGGGGAATTCTTATGAACTGATGTTGCTTCCAGAAGCAGTCATTGGTTTTGATGGAGCCAAGACTGATACCTTGATTTGGGCATTTGATACCCATGACCAAGAGCACTACGGTTTGTTACGTTTAGATTACGTTTCACAGGGCAATCGAGAAGGAATTATCGAGCTCACAGATAAAGGAGGAAGCGTGGTTCGAGTGGTGAAAGTTGTTGGAAGCCAACAGCTTGAGTTTGCAGGTCTGTTGCCCGGTGTGTATCGATTACGTATCTTCTTTGATGAAAATGCCAACGGCTTGTGGGATCCAGCAGATTTCGCTTCGAAAACCCAGCCGGAAATGATGCTAAATATGCCTGGTGAAATTTCAGTTCGTTCCAATTGGGAAGTTGATCTGGAATGGATCATGGAAAATTAG
- the hemA gene encoding glutamyl-tRNA reductase: MENLQIIAITHKHAPLELIGKLHVDEDKRAHFLNDLKEHLQVQELTFLSTCNRVEFIFSSSSYFCKGRENQLLDFFGVEGKEKGQMLASFQSYRGEEAMRHLLEVGASLDSMVIGEREIITQVRKSFEDSRKWMISGDLLRLVSKKVIETSKRIYTDTAIATKPVSVVSLAWKNFKAQNIAKDEAILLIGAGQTNGNFARFLSKEGYRNVTVANRTLERATTVAKANNWEAVQLYHIPTDKQYRAVVTCTGSEEPIVTTDFLSGLWSDQLFIIDMALPADVADEVKEDDRVSYLGMTELQAEAERNIEVRKGELDRCKEILDEAMEDFRVILRQREIELAMREIPDLIKQIKETALGEVFSKELDQMDEASIELLHKILGYMEKKYISVPMKLAREVMLENANRN; encoded by the coding sequence GTGGAGAATCTTCAGATCATTGCCATAACTCACAAGCATGCCCCGCTTGAACTCATCGGTAAATTACATGTCGATGAAGACAAGCGTGCGCACTTCCTCAACGACCTTAAGGAGCACCTTCAGGTGCAGGAATTGACCTTCCTCAGCACGTGTAACCGTGTGGAGTTCATCTTCTCTAGCAGCAGCTACTTCTGTAAAGGACGCGAGAACCAATTGCTTGATTTCTTCGGAGTAGAAGGAAAAGAGAAAGGACAAATGCTAGCCAGCTTTCAAAGCTACCGCGGAGAAGAGGCTATGCGCCACCTACTCGAAGTGGGTGCCTCTCTTGATTCAATGGTTATTGGTGAACGTGAGATTATCACTCAAGTACGCAAGTCATTCGAAGACTCGCGCAAGTGGATGATTTCAGGAGATTTATTGCGTCTGGTTTCGAAGAAAGTCATCGAAACATCGAAGCGCATCTACACTGACACAGCCATTGCAACGAAACCTGTTTCTGTGGTTTCACTAGCGTGGAAAAACTTCAAAGCCCAAAATATTGCCAAGGACGAGGCCATCCTGTTAATCGGGGCTGGACAGACCAACGGCAATTTTGCCCGTTTCCTTTCAAAAGAGGGTTACCGCAACGTGACTGTAGCCAACCGTACACTCGAACGTGCTACCACTGTTGCTAAGGCGAACAACTGGGAAGCAGTACAACTCTACCACATTCCTACCGACAAGCAGTACCGCGCAGTGGTTACATGTACCGGTAGCGAAGAGCCAATTGTAACTACCGATTTTCTTTCAGGGCTTTGGTCTGACCAACTCTTTATCATTGACATGGCCCTTCCAGCTGATGTTGCTGACGAAGTGAAAGAAGATGATCGTGTGAGCTACCTAGGCATGACTGAACTGCAAGCCGAAGCCGAGCGCAACATTGAAGTCCGTAAAGGAGAGCTTGATCGTTGTAAGGAGATTTTGGATGAGGCGATGGAAGATTTCCGAGTAATCCTTCGTCAACGTGAGATTGAACTCGCAATGCGTGAGATTCCTGATCTGATTAAACAGATCAAGGAAACAGCCCTCGGAGAAGTCTTCTCTAAAGAACTAGATCAGATGGATGAAGCATCAATCGAGCTCCTCCACAAGATCCTGGGATACATGGAAAAGAAATACATTAGTGTCCCGATGAAGCTCGCTCGTGAAGTGATGCTTGAAAATGCCAACCGCAACTAA
- the hemC gene encoding hydroxymethylbilane synthase → MSKIIIGTRGSDLALWQANHTQELLSSIGIESEITIIKTQGDKIQHLSFDKMEGKGFFTKEIEEALLSGAVDLAVHSHKDLETRQPEGLCIAAVPNRSFVEDVLLIRKEKAVQNAKFKVAEDAVIGTSSARRKSQLKFHLPQCTTNDLRGNVPTRIDKLRQGQYDAIVLAKAGIKRLELDLSEFEVVDLEPTEFIPAPAQGALAFQMRDNDPRLDQLKQLTNTSDAANVRIERTLLRELDGGCQLPFGAHCTKEGDQYHLFCAIAESAEAPSRYASLQGTDPVSLVEDMLMMLKKKA, encoded by the coding sequence ATGTCGAAGATCATCATTGGTACCAGAGGAAGCGATCTTGCTCTCTGGCAAGCTAACCATACCCAAGAACTACTTTCTTCGATCGGAATTGAAAGTGAGATTACGATCATCAAGACCCAAGGAGATAAAATCCAACACCTGAGCTTTGACAAGATGGAGGGAAAGGGATTCTTCACCAAGGAGATTGAAGAGGCGCTTCTATCTGGCGCCGTAGATCTCGCCGTTCACTCACACAAAGACCTGGAAACGCGTCAGCCCGAAGGTCTTTGCATTGCAGCTGTTCCAAACAGAAGCTTCGTAGAAGATGTCTTGTTGATCCGAAAAGAAAAAGCAGTTCAGAACGCCAAATTCAAAGTGGCCGAAGACGCAGTGATTGGCACTTCTTCTGCTCGTCGCAAGTCGCAGCTGAAGTTCCACCTTCCGCAGTGCACTACGAATGATCTTCGCGGGAATGTTCCTACTCGTATCGACAAGCTTCGTCAGGGTCAATACGACGCAATCGTTCTGGCAAAGGCGGGCATTAAGCGCCTTGAACTTGACCTTTCTGAATTCGAAGTGGTAGACCTAGAGCCTACCGAATTCATCCCCGCTCCAGCACAAGGTGCCTTGGCGTTTCAAATGCGCGACAATGATCCGAGACTTGATCAATTGAAGCAGCTTACGAATACCAGTGATGCCGCCAATGTTCGCATTGAACGCACCCTGCTTCGCGAGTTAGACGGCGGTTGCCAGCTCCCTTTTGGTGCACATTGTACTAAAGAAGGTGATCAGTATCATTTGTTTTGCGCTATCGCGGAATCGGCAGAGGCTCCATCACGCTATGCTTCGCTCCAAGGAACTGACCCCGTTTCCCTTGTGGAAGACATGTTGATGATGCTTAAAAAAAAAGCCTAG
- a CDS encoding ribonucleotide-diphosphate reductase subunit beta: MQSETTTENTVLEEPILTENPKRFVLYPIEHKDIWTLYKKSEASFWTAEAIEMDQDLVDWNSKLNDDERYFIKHILAFFAASDGIVNENLAENFVAEVQYTEAKFFYGYQIMMENIHSQTYSMLIDTYIKEEEEKNRLFNAIETLDCVKKKAQWALNWIENGSFAERLVAFAAVEGIFFSGSFCSLFWLSTRGLMPGLSFSNTLISRDEGIHCDFACLLYTRHLVNKLPKERVEKIILEAVAIEKEFILEALPVQLIGMNADLMSSYIEFVADRLLVELGNDKKYNTANPFKFMN; encoded by the coding sequence ATGCAAAGCGAAACAACCACAGAAAACACGGTTTTGGAAGAACCAATCTTGACAGAGAATCCCAAGCGATTCGTGCTCTACCCTATAGAACACAAGGATATTTGGACGCTCTACAAAAAGTCGGAAGCTAGTTTCTGGACAGCGGAGGCTATCGAGATGGATCAAGACCTTGTGGATTGGAACAGCAAGCTAAATGACGACGAACGTTATTTCATCAAACATATCCTCGCTTTCTTCGCTGCGAGCGATGGAATTGTGAATGAAAACTTGGCAGAGAATTTCGTTGCCGAGGTGCAATACACCGAAGCCAAGTTCTTTTACGGTTACCAGATCATGATGGAAAACATCCATTCGCAGACCTATTCCATGCTGATCGATACCTATATAAAGGAGGAAGAAGAAAAGAATCGCCTCTTCAACGCGATTGAGACCCTTGACTGTGTCAAAAAGAAGGCGCAATGGGCATTAAACTGGATCGAAAACGGGTCATTCGCTGAACGACTCGTCGCTTTTGCCGCGGTGGAAGGAATCTTCTTCTCGGGTAGTTTCTGCTCTTTGTTTTGGCTGAGTACGCGTGGATTGATGCCAGGACTAAGCTTCTCAAACACCCTCATCTCGCGTGATGAGGGGATTCACTGTGACTTCGCCTGCTTGTTGTACACACGTCACTTAGTGAACAAGCTCCCGAAAGAACGCGTGGAGAAAATCATCTTGGAAGCAGTGGCTATCGAAAAGGAATTCATTCTTGAAGCGCTTCCCGTCCAGTTGATTGGAATGAATGCCGACCTCATGTCGAGTTACATAGAATTCGTAGCCGATCGTTTGCTCGTTGAGCTGGGGAACGACAAGAAATACAACACGGCCAACCCGTTCAAATTCATGAACTAG
- the secA gene encoding preprotein translocase subunit SecA — MLGTVNKILKKILGDKAEKDIQEVRPVVEEINKIYATLKNESANDLRRRSDDLKKKIQDSIAGLNEEINQLKVQTETNVDMDIDAKEAVYEQIDRLQKETDTKIEEVLEEILPEAFAIVKDTARRFTEEAPIRVRANDFDKQLATERNSVEIDGEDALWHNTWLAAGAEIKWEMVHYDVQLVGGIALHRGKVAEMQTGEGKTLVATLPVFLNALAGRGVHLVTVNDYLARRDSEWMGPLFEFHGMTIDCIDKHQPNSEARRNAYRASITYGTNNEFGFDYLRDNMASDPTHLVQRKHHFAIVDEVDSVLIDEARTPLIISGPTPKGDQHEFDDLKPKVQLLVNAQKKVVTGFIAEAKTLLSKDDASKEELNDGGLALYRAYRGLPKTKSLIKFLSEEGMKQTLLKTEGYYLQDNQREMHKADAELFFVIDEKNNQVELTEKGIQLVTKNMDDDNFFTMPDVATELVNIDTSSASDEEKLASKEQLISDFGVKSARIHTMNQLLKAYALFEKDIDYVVMDNKVKIVDEQTGRIMDGRRYSDGLHQAIEAKENVKIEAATQTYATVTLQNYFRMYHKLAGMTGTAETEAGELWDIYELDVMIIPTNRPIARDDRQDLVFRTKREKYNAVIDEVVKLSAAGRPVLVGTTTVEVSELLSKMLSIRKVEHQVLNAKMHQREAEVVAQAGGAGVVTIATNMAGRGTDIKLSKEVKDAGGLAIIGTERHDSRRVDRQLRGRSGRQGDPGSSQFYVSLEDDLMRLFGSDRIAKMMDRLGIEEGEVIQHNMITKSIERAQKKVEENNFGIRKRLLEYDDVMNSQREVIYKRRRHALHGERLKLDISNMFYELAESIVLLYHAEKDFGNFSLEVLKNFGMESPFTEEQFATGNPETLAYDLYRASEDNYRRKLARLSEEALPVIERVYLDENNSYTNMAVPFSDGTRNLNIVANIERCYETRGKELITALEKSVVLSLLDNSWKEHLRGMDDLRNNVQHARFEQKDPLLIYKFESYELFKGMVNRLNGDVAGFLMKAQLPARQESVQEARTPRRDEMKNLQTNKAGVENTAQRASTMRAQQAGAPAQRQQAVQPRKAEKQIGRNDPCPCGSGKKYKQCHGK, encoded by the coding sequence ATGTTAGGAACAGTAAATAAGATCCTGAAGAAGATTCTCGGAGACAAGGCCGAGAAAGATATACAGGAGGTAAGGCCGGTTGTAGAGGAAATCAATAAGATCTACGCAACCTTAAAGAATGAATCGGCCAATGACCTTCGCCGAAGAAGTGATGATCTGAAGAAGAAGATTCAAGACAGCATCGCCGGACTCAACGAAGAGATCAATCAACTCAAGGTGCAAACCGAGACCAATGTCGATATGGATATCGATGCGAAGGAAGCGGTGTACGAGCAGATTGACAGACTCCAAAAAGAAACAGACACGAAGATCGAAGAGGTCTTGGAAGAGATTCTTCCTGAGGCATTCGCGATCGTGAAAGATACCGCTCGCCGATTCACTGAGGAAGCGCCTATACGTGTTCGTGCGAATGATTTCGATAAGCAACTCGCTACTGAGCGTAACTCAGTTGAAATTGACGGAGAGGATGCCCTATGGCATAACACTTGGTTAGCTGCAGGAGCAGAAATCAAGTGGGAGATGGTACACTACGACGTACAGCTCGTGGGTGGTATCGCACTACACCGGGGTAAAGTCGCGGAGATGCAAACAGGGGAAGGAAAGACCTTGGTGGCGACGCTTCCAGTCTTCTTGAACGCACTCGCTGGACGAGGAGTTCACCTCGTAACAGTAAACGATTACCTCGCTCGCCGTGACTCGGAATGGATGGGTCCATTGTTTGAGTTCCACGGAATGACCATCGATTGTATTGATAAGCACCAGCCGAACTCTGAAGCTCGTCGTAATGCTTACCGTGCTTCCATTACTTATGGAACGAACAACGAATTTGGTTTTGACTACCTCCGTGATAACATGGCTTCTGATCCAACTCACTTGGTTCAGCGCAAGCACCACTTCGCGATTGTCGATGAGGTAGATTCAGTATTGATTGATGAGGCGCGTACGCCATTGATCATCTCTGGTCCAACTCCTAAAGGAGATCAACACGAGTTTGATGACCTGAAGCCTAAAGTGCAGCTATTGGTAAACGCTCAAAAGAAGGTTGTTACTGGGTTCATTGCTGAGGCGAAGACGTTGCTTTCTAAAGATGATGCGAGCAAAGAAGAGTTGAACGACGGAGGTCTGGCACTCTACCGTGCTTACCGAGGTCTTCCAAAGACGAAATCATTGATTAAGTTCCTTTCTGAGGAAGGAATGAAGCAGACACTTCTGAAGACTGAAGGCTACTACCTTCAGGATAATCAGCGTGAGATGCATAAGGCTGACGCCGAATTGTTCTTCGTTATTGACGAAAAGAACAACCAGGTTGAGCTCACTGAAAAAGGAATTCAACTCGTCACCAAGAACATGGATGACGACAACTTCTTCACGATGCCAGATGTAGCCACGGAGTTGGTGAACATCGATACCTCTTCGGCATCAGACGAGGAGAAGTTGGCAAGCAAAGAACAGTTGATCAGCGACTTCGGGGTGAAGTCAGCTCGTATTCACACAATGAATCAGCTGTTGAAAGCATACGCTCTGTTCGAGAAAGACATCGACTACGTTGTCATGGACAACAAAGTGAAGATCGTTGATGAGCAGACAGGTCGTATCATGGATGGACGTCGATACTCAGACGGACTTCACCAAGCGATCGAGGCGAAAGAGAATGTGAAGATTGAAGCGGCTACGCAGACCTATGCGACCGTGACGCTTCAGAATTACTTCCGTATGTACCACAAGCTGGCCGGGATGACCGGTACAGCGGAGACGGAAGCAGGGGAGCTATGGGACATCTACGAGTTGGATGTGATGATCATCCCTACCAACCGACCTATTGCACGTGATGACCGTCAAGATCTCGTTTTCCGCACCAAGCGTGAGAAATACAACGCGGTGATTGATGAGGTAGTGAAGCTAAGTGCAGCTGGTCGTCCGGTACTTGTAGGTACGACAACGGTAGAAGTATCTGAGCTACTTTCGAAGATGTTGAGCATCCGCAAAGTGGAGCACCAAGTACTGAATGCGAAGATGCACCAACGTGAAGCCGAAGTTGTTGCACAAGCCGGTGGAGCCGGAGTCGTGACCATCGCAACGAACATGGCCGGTCGTGGTACCGACATCAAGCTTTCGAAAGAAGTGAAGGATGCTGGAGGTTTGGCCATCATTGGTACAGAACGCCACGATTCACGTCGAGTAGACCGCCAGCTCCGAGGACGTTCAGGACGTCAAGGAGATCCGGGTTCTAGCCAGTTCTACGTGTCATTGGAAGATGATCTCATGCGCCTATTCGGTTCTGACCGAATTGCGAAGATGATGGACCGTCTAGGAATCGAAGAAGGTGAAGTGATCCAACACAACATGATCACGAAGTCTATCGAGCGCGCTCAAAAGAAAGTAGAGGAGAACAACTTCGGTATTCGTAAGCGTCTGCTTGAGTATGATGACGTGATGAACTCGCAGCGTGAGGTGATCTACAAGCGTCGTCGTCACGCACTTCACGGAGAGCGTTTGAAGCTGGATATCTCGAACATGTTCTACGAATTGGCAGAGAGCATTGTGCTTCTTTACCATGCAGAGAAAGACTTCGGAAACTTCTCATTGGAAGTGTTGAAGAATTTCGGAATGGAATCACCATTCACAGAAGAGCAGTTCGCTACTGGAAATCCAGAAACGCTAGCCTACGATCTATACCGAGCGAGTGAAGACAATTACCGTCGCAAGTTGGCTCGTCTTTCAGAAGAGGCACTTCCGGTAATCGAGCGTGTTTACCTCGATGAGAACAACAGCTACACCAACATGGCTGTTCCATTCTCAGATGGTACACGAAACCTCAACATTGTTGCGAACATCGAACGATGCTATGAGACGCGCGGAAAGGAACTCATCACCGCACTTGAGAAGAGTGTAGTTCTCTCATTGCTTGACAATTCATGGAAAGAACACCTCCGTGGAATGGATGATCTCCGTAACAACGTGCAGCACGCCCGTTTTGAGCAGAAGGATCCACTCTTGATTTACAAGTTCGAATCATACGAGCTCTTCAAGGGAATGGTCAACAGACTCAATGGAGATGTTGCTGGATTCTTGATGAAAGCGCAATTACCTGCACGTCAGGAAAGCGTTCAAGAAGCACGCACTCCACGTCGTGATGAAATGAAGAACCTGCAGACGAATAAAGCAGGCGTAGAGAATACAGCTCAGCGAGCATCTACAATGCGAGCGCAACAAGCTGGAGCTCCTGCACAACGTCAACAAGCAGTTCAGCCAAGAAAGGCCGAAAAGCAAATCGGACGAAACGATCCTTGTCCTTGTGGATCAGGTAAGAAATACAAGCAGTGTCACGGGAAGTAA
- a CDS encoding GAF domain-containing protein, giving the protein MASTLTIDPALSKAEKYTTILPQMASLIQGESNAVANMANFSAVIKEVWGHHWVGFYTVEDDQLVLGPFQGPIACTRLFKGKGVCAAAWESEETVVVEDVDAFPGHVACSSLSRSEIVVPVKNANNEVVAVLDIDSDQLAAFDQEDKAGLEALVELLKPCM; this is encoded by the coding sequence ATGGCTTCAACATTGACCATTGATCCTGCCCTATCAAAGGCAGAAAAATACACTACAATCTTGCCTCAAATGGCATCTTTAATTCAAGGTGAATCAAACGCTGTAGCGAACATGGCGAACTTCTCTGCGGTGATTAAGGAGGTTTGGGGGCATCACTGGGTTGGATTCTACACGGTAGAAGATGACCAATTGGTGCTTGGTCCTTTTCAAGGGCCTATTGCATGCACGCGTCTTTTTAAAGGAAAAGGGGTGTGCGCCGCAGCTTGGGAAAGTGAAGAGACTGTGGTTGTTGAAGACGTTGACGCCTTTCCAGGTCATGTGGCTTGTAGTTCTTTGAGTCGTTCAGAGATTGTTGTTCCAGTCAAGAATGCCAACAATGAAGTGGTCGCTGTGCTCGACATCGATAGCGATCAGCTAGCTGCTTTTGACCAAGAAGACAAAGCCGGTTTGGAAGCCTTGGTAGAATTGCTAAAACCGTGCATGTGA
- a CDS encoding ComF family protein: MLHAIKYDQDERLGQAMGRRFGRDLLSVIHDPPDLILPVPLHAKKMKRRGFNQAEAIAKGMSEVLKIPINSTLLSRTEHQASLTKLSRIDRWERIRSAYQCQSELRTDLHYMVVDDVITTGATIEACVNALLEAGAEKVSVASLAYAERQF; encoded by the coding sequence TTGTTGCACGCCATAAAGTATGATCAAGATGAGCGGCTTGGACAAGCGATGGGACGTCGATTTGGACGTGACTTGTTATCAGTTATTCATGATCCTCCCGATTTGATTCTACCCGTTCCGCTTCATGCGAAAAAGATGAAACGAAGAGGCTTCAACCAAGCAGAAGCCATTGCCAAGGGAATGTCAGAGGTGTTAAAAATCCCAATAAATTCAACCTTGCTTTCGCGAACGGAACATCAAGCTTCACTCACAAAATTAAGTCGGATTGACCGTTGGGAGAGGATTAGAAGTGCTTACCAATGTCAGTCGGAGTTGCGCACAGATCTGCATTACATGGTGGTTGATGATGTGATCACTACTGGAGCTACAATAGAGGCTTGCGTCAACGCGTTGCTAGAGGCGGGAGCGGAAAAGGTCTCAGTTGCATCGCTTGCATACGCTGAACGCCAGTTCTGA